A window from Schistosoma haematobium chromosome 1, whole genome shotgun sequence encodes these proteins:
- the CWC24 gene encoding RNA-splicing factor, variant 3 (EggNog:ENOG410VCES~COG:O), translating into MGNASSGFNRKGPMRAPANLRATVRWDYQPDICKDYKETGFCSFGDSCKFLHDRSDYKHGWQIEQELAEGVYGIDGEDNRYEISHNSSEDEGFEDIPLSCMICRKDYKDPVVTM; encoded by the exons ATGGGCAATGCATCTAGTGGCTTCAACCGTAAAGGTCCTATGCGAGCGCCAGCCAATTTAAGAGCTACTGTAAGATGGGATTATCAACCGGATATTTGTAAA GACTACAAAGAAACAGGATTTTGTAGTTTTGGGGATAGCTGCAAGTTTCTGCATGACAGATCAGACTATAAACATGGTTGGCAAATAGAACAAGAATTAGCCGAGGGAGTGTATGGAATTGATGGTGAAGACAATCGTTACGAGATATCGCACAACTCTTCTGAAGACGAAGGCTTTGAAGATATCCCATTATCTTGCATGATTTGTCGCAAAGACTATAAAGACCCAGTTGTAACCATGTAA
- the SNRNP27 gene encoding U4/U6.U5 small nuclear ribonucleoprotein (EggNog:ENOG410VKKQ~COG:A~BUSCO:EOG091G1A1V) yields the protein MPRDYDKRPRSRSHDRYRDRNDNCERSRKHREDYHRRDRDHGYDCDERDVERSRYRHEKEKRRDRDSRRRHEQNHNDERWKRRTRSRSPMSTAETETVEYEEAEPTEPVTEEEAGMMRTMGFCNFGTTKGKHVIGNSVYVANIAKQRKYRQYMNRRGGFNRPLDPVA from the exons ATGCCAAGAG ATTATGACAAACGCCCTCGATCAAGATCTCATGACCGATACAGGGATCGTAATGATAATTGTGAGCGTTCTCGTAAACACCGAGAAGACTACCATCGAAGAGATCGCGACCACGGATACGATTGTGATGAAAGAGATGTAGAAAGAAGCCGATACcgacatgaaaaagaaaaacgcAGAGACCGTGATAGTCGACGAAGACATGAACAAAATCATAACGACGAAAGATGGAAGCGTCGTACACGCTCTAGGAGCCCCATGTCTACAGCTGAAACAGAAACCGTGGAGTATGAAGAGG CAGAACCAACTGAACCTGTAACCGAAGAGGAGGCAGGAATGATGCGCACTATGGGTTTCTGCAATTTCGGCACAACAAAAGGAAAGCATGTTATTGGTAACAGTGTTTATGTGGCAAACATAGCAAAACAGCGAAAGTATCGTCAGTACATGAATCGTCGTGGAGGTTTCAATCGTCCGCTCGATCCAGTTGCTTAA
- the CWC24 gene encoding RNA-splicing factor, variant 2 (EggNog:ENOG410VCES~COG:O~BUSCO:EOG091G0FAM), with the protein MTENVSESCVFFKKRSRKNIRQKEGSSSEDEAVIKTQKRRQINNMLYQQTSKFSGNKNCSSDDDSDKFDNSTPNTVTYKASHSKESRITKEHIATATVEIDTDVNCDAQAIFEKAQKLNQESHNRNIYKGLNNYAQYIEKKDTVMGNASSGFNRKGPMRAPANLRATVRWDYQPDICKDYKETGFCSFGDSCKFLHDRSDYKHGWQIEQELAEGVYGIDGEDNRYEISHNSSEDEGFEDIPLSCMICRKDYKDPVVTICKHYFCSDCALQRYKKTARCYACTTDTKGFFKFAKNLLSRITILREKKKKHSELSESDHEDQHHSCSHSPVQCKGEQSDKVWRLVGFQPIKSNFQNHQSRIGPNPKHQNIAIPMKKAIKTIMDDFYEVLGCTMDATEDEIKRIVNEARLKFHPDKNPDVSNRKFLVVERAWSVLRYPEKRKAYDALLKQHKIISHSAGLPIQSDVSFDQFHDESESVHDMSSDGNDEFDVPSAPPPFKGLEKDKVETRKRQALFLRQALRIVERFAHNPVNTDMLAYALPWLEREQYDDISIERNAYGNCGYVLCSKPKGQTNKQKYRICTTTRRVYDITKRQTASMQLLVYVGHFLLDGRKTCPVMESNSIIPETACTDSSISSSRKDPLVLPENVSHTSNNGQKSNTILIDAVCFSDLLSTNGILKRSDGNVSQESNPNDLISTVADPHRLVSSSGLSTQCGKYASNRVTLTVPWPFCSDWCYRASCYIRKQISKEPAWCRSADSLKPCHISLLPPNVPGHVGKVILDVQNRLLLNGSESDSSIENELNVNTESESIDLSSSTLEYSRKELEKLALGTNNENSIVVRDICPHALDSVESTVTSYDNQSEMYLKSPSDCEQLLDNQNVSTNLCDKLSKRLQEWLTEKAFVILTTYTFTSEEPTSVDGLHSKILQQFFLKHVSSKEETREKTQFSDYPLTCVLPLVDSVSPEVLRRQILLDDLKKSMHPILDALKINIHCVYRRLENSVLYFNLTSKNVHMNQNESQLMALVILFLMANVEPALAQLTNDECITRFLNSINGPSLLLFKNKIINQAMTLYRYDSDD; encoded by the exons ATGACTGAAAACGTGAGCGAAAGTTGTGTCTTCTTTAAAAAACGTAGTCGAAAAAATATACGACAAAAAGAGG GTTCTTCTAGTGAAGATGAAGCAGTCATAAAAACTCAGAAAAGACGTCAGATTAATAATATGCTGTATCAACAG ACTTCAAAGTTTAGTGGTAACAAAAACTGCTCATCTGATGATGATTCTGATAAGTTTGATAACAGCACTCCTAATACCGTCACTTATAAGGCTTCTCATTCTAAG GAATCTAGGATAACAAAAGAGCATATTGCAACTGCTACTGTGGAGATCGATACCGATGTGAACTGTGATGCGCAAGCTATCTTTGAAAAGGCTCAAAAATTAAACCAG GAATCTCATAATCGTAATATATATAAGGGACTTAACAATTATGCTCAGTACATTGAAAAGAAAGACACTGTTATGGGCAATGCATCTAGTGGCTTCAACCGTAAAGGTCCTATGCGAGCGCCAGCCAATTTAAGAGCTACTGTAAGATGGGATTATCAACCGGATATTTGTAAA GACTACAAAGAAACAGGATTTTGTAGTTTTGGGGATAGCTGCAAGTTTCTGCATGACAGATCAGACTATAAACATGGTTGGCAAATAGAACAAGAATTAGCCGAGGGAGTGTATGGAATTGATGGTGAAGACAATCGTTACGAGATATCGCACAACTCTTCTGAAGACGAAGGCTTTGAAGATATCCCATTATCTTGCATGATTTGTCGCAAAGACTATAAAGACCCAGTTGTAACCAT ATGTAAACATTACTTTTGTAGTGATTGTGCTCTTCAGCGATATAAAAAAACTGCACGGTGCTACGCATGCACTACAGATACCAAAGGCTTCTTCAAATTTGCCAAGAATCTATTGTCTCGTATTACTATACTGcgtgaaaaaaagaagaagcaTTCTGAATTAAGCGAAAGTGATCATGAAGATCAACATCATTCCTGTTCTCATTCTCCTGTTCAATGTAAAGGAGAACAAAGTGATAAAG TGTGGAGGCTGGTTGGGTTCCAACCAATAAAGTCCAACTTCCAAAATCATCAGAGCCGAATTGGGCCAAACCCGAAGCACCAGAATATTGCGATTCCGATGAAGAAAGCGATTAAAAC GATAATGGATGATTTTTATGAAGTTTTAGGGTGTACCATGGATGCTACAGAAGACGAAATCAAACGAATTGTTAACGAAGCTCGACTTAAGTTCCATCCAGATAAAAATCCAGATGTTTCAAATAGAAAATTCTTGGTCGTAGAAAGGGCATGGAGTGTTTTGCGATATCCAGAAAAACGTAAAGCTTATGACGCTTTGTTGAAACAACATAAAATTATATCTCACTCTGCTGGATTGCCTATACAGTCTGACGTATCATTTGACCAATTTCATGATGAAAGCGAATCCGTTCATGAC ATGTCTTCAGACGGGAATGATGAATTCGATGTTCCCTCTGCCCCTCCACCTTTCAAGGGATTAGAAAAAGATAAAGTCGAGACGAGAAAGCGACAAGCACTGTTTCTCCGTCAAGCTTTACGGATCGTTGAAAGATTCGCTCACAATCCTGTGAATACTGATATGCTGGCTTATGCT TTACCATGGTTGGAACGTGAACAATATGACGATATCTCGATAGAGCGAAACGCTTATGGAAATTGTGGTTATGTATTATGTTCCAAGCCGAAAGGTCAAACCAATAAACAAAAGTACCGTATCTGCACAACCACTCGGAGAGTATACGATATTACCAAGCGTCAA acagcatcaatgcaactccttgtgtatgtgggacATTTTCTTCTtgatggccgga aaacatgcccggtaatggagtcaaactccatcatccccgaaacagcatgtacagacagtagcatatccagctcacgaaaagatcctcttgttttgccagagaatgtgtcccatacatcaaataatggtcagaaatctaatacaattttgatagatgctgtttgttttagtgacctattatccactaatggaattttgaagagatctgatggaaatgtttcacaagaatcaaaccctaatgacctcatatctactgtcgctgatcctcaccgtctagtcagttctagtggactctctactcaatgcgggaaatatgcttcaaatagagtcacactaactgttccttgg CCATTTTGCTCAGACTGGTGTTACCGTGCTTCATGTTACATACGCAAACAGATTTCTAAAGAACCAGCATGGTGCCGTTCAGCAGATAGTTTAAAACCATGTCACATAAGTTTGCTACCTCCTAATGTTCCAGGACATGTTGGTAAAGTGATTTTAGATGTACAGAATCGTTTACTCTTAAATGGATCTGAAAGTGATTCAAGTATTGAAAACGAACTTAATGTGAATACTGAATCCGAATCTATTGACTTGTCAAGTAGTACATTGGAATATTCACGTAAGGAGCTCGAGAAACTGGCACTTGgaacaaataatgaaaatagCATCGTAGTTCGTGACATTTGTCCACATGCATTAGACTCTGTTGAATCTACAGTTACATCTTATGATAATCAGTCAGAAATGTATCTCAAGTCTCCATCAGATTGCGAACAACTGTTGGATAACCAAAATGTTTCTACTAATCTATGCGACAAACTTTCAAAACGTTTACAAGAGTGGCTAACTGAAAAAGCATTTGTGATTCTCACCACCTATACATTTACATCTGAGGAACCAACTTCGGTTGATGGGTTACATAGCAAAATTTTGCAGCAATTTTTCTTAAAACATGTATCATCAAAAGAAGAAACCCGGGAGAAAACTCAATTTTCTGAC TATCCGCTTACCTGTGTTCTACCACTTGTTGATTCGGTTTCTCCTGAAGTTCTCCGTAGACAAATCCTACTGGATGATCTCAAAAAAAG CATGCATCCAATATTAGAtgctttaaaaataaatattcattgtgTATACAGAAGATTAGAAAATTCTGTGCTTTATTTTAA tcTTACAAGTAAGAACGTACATATGAACCAAAACGAAAGTCAATTAATGGCTTTAGTGATCTTATTCCTCATGGCAAACGTAGAACCTGCTTTGGCCCAACTCACAAATGACGAATGTATAACTAGATTTCTAAATTCAATAAATGGACCGTCTTTGTTACTGTTTAAAAATAAGATCATAAACCAGGCGATGACTCTGTACCGTTATGATTCGGATGACTAA
- the CWC24 gene encoding RNA-splicing factor, variant 4 (EggNog:ENOG410VCES~COG:O) gives MICRKDYKDPVVTICKHYFCSDCALQRYKKTARCYACTTDTKGFFKFAKNLLSRITILREKKKKHSELSESDHEDQHHSCSHSPVQCKGEQSDKGDFLNKSVEAGWVPTNKVQLPKSSEPNWAKPEAPEYCDSDEESD, from the exons ATGATTTGTCGCAAAGACTATAAAGACCCAGTTGTAACCAT ATGTAAACATTACTTTTGTAGTGATTGTGCTCTTCAGCGATATAAAAAAACTGCACGGTGCTACGCATGCACTACAGATACCAAAGGCTTCTTCAAATTTGCCAAGAATCTATTGTCTCGTATTACTATACTGcgtgaaaaaaagaagaagcaTTCTGAATTAAGCGAAAGTGATCATGAAGATCAACATCATTCCTGTTCTCATTCTCCTGTTCAATGTAAAGGAGAACAAAGTGATAAAGGTGACTTTCTTAACAAAAGTGTGGAGGCTGGTTGGGTTCCAACCAATAAAGTCCAACTTCCAAAATCATCAGAGCCGAATTGGGCCAAACCCGAAGCACCAGAATATTGCGATTCCGATGAAGAAAGCGATTAA
- the CWC24 gene encoding RNA-splicing factor (EggNog:ENOG410V7C0~COG:K): MSSDGNDEFDVPSAPPPFKGLEKDKVETRKRQALFLRQALRIVERFAHNPVNTDMLAYALPWLEREQYDDISIERNAYGNCGYVLCSKPKGQTNKQKYRICTTTRRVYDITKRQPFCSDWCYRASCYIRKQISKEPAWCRSADSLKPCHISLLPPNVPGHVGKVILDVQNRLLLNGSESDSSIENELNVNTESESIDLSSSTLEYSRKELEKLALGTNNENSIVVRDICPHALDSVESTVTSYDNQSEMYLKSPSDCEQLLDNQNVSTNLCDKLSKRLQEWLTEKAFVILTTYTFTSEEPTSVDGLHSKILQQFFLKHVSSKEETREKTQFSDYPLTCVLPLVDSVSPEVLRRQILLDDLKKSMHPILDALKINIHCVYRRLENSVLYFNLTSKNVHMNQNESQLMALVILFLMANVEPALAQLTNDECITRFLNSINGPSLLLFKNKIINQAMTLYRYDSDD; this comes from the exons ATGTCTTCAGACGGGAATGATGAATTCGATGTTCCCTCTGCCCCTCCACCTTTCAAGGGATTAGAAAAAGATAAAGTCGAGACGAGAAAGCGACAAGCACTGTTTCTCCGTCAAGCTTTACGGATCGTTGAAAGATTCGCTCACAATCCTGTGAATACTGATATGCTGGCTTATGCT TTACCATGGTTGGAACGTGAACAATATGACGATATCTCGATAGAGCGAAACGCTTATGGAAATTGTGGTTATGTATTATGTTCCAAGCCGAAAGGTCAAACCAATAAACAAAAGTACCGTATCTGCACAACCACTCGGAGAGTATACGATATTACCAAGCGTCAA CCATTTTGCTCAGACTGGTGTTACCGTGCTTCATGTTACATACGCAAACAGATTTCTAAAGAACCAGCATGGTGCCGTTCAGCAGATAGTTTAAAACCATGTCACATAAGTTTGCTACCTCCTAATGTTCCAGGACATGTTGGTAAAGTGATTTTAGATGTACAGAATCGTTTACTCTTAAATGGATCTGAAAGTGATTCAAGTATTGAAAACGAACTTAATGTGAATACTGAATCCGAATCTATTGACTTGTCAAGTAGTACATTGGAATATTCACGTAAGGAGCTCGAGAAACTGGCACTTGgaacaaataatgaaaatagCATCGTAGTTCGTGACATTTGTCCACATGCATTAGACTCTGTTGAATCTACAGTTACATCTTATGATAATCAGTCAGAAATGTATCTCAAGTCTCCATCAGATTGCGAACAACTGTTGGATAACCAAAATGTTTCTACTAATCTATGCGACAAACTTTCAAAACGTTTACAAGAGTGGCTAACTGAAAAAGCATTTGTGATTCTCACCACCTATACATTTACATCTGAGGAACCAACTTCGGTTGATGGGTTACATAGCAAAATTTTGCAGCAATTTTTCTTAAAACATGTATCATCAAAAGAAGAAACCCGGGAGAAAACTCAATTTTCTGAC TATCCGCTTACCTGTGTTCTACCACTTGTTGATTCGGTTTCTCCTGAAGTTCTCCGTAGACAAATCCTACTGGATGATCTCAAAAAAAG CATGCATCCAATATTAGAtgctttaaaaataaatattcattgtgTATACAGAAGATTAGAAAATTCTGTGCTTTATTTTAA tcTTACAAGTAAGAACGTACATATGAACCAAAACGAAAGTCAATTAATGGCTTTAGTGATCTTATTCCTCATGGCAAACGTAGAACCTGCTTTGGCCCAACTCACAAATGACGAATGTATAACTAGATTTCTAAATTCAATAAATGGACCGTCTTTGTTACTGTTTAAAAATAAGATCATAAACCAGGCGATGACTCTGTACCGTTATGATTCGGATGACTAA